CAGTAAAACCTCTGTTTCAGAGGTATTTTCAAAGCATAAAAAGGAATGGGAGGTATCACCAGAAGAGGATGTATTGAGAGCCCTGGAAAAGATGATAAGGGATGATACCGGAAGGCTTGTAATAATAGAAGGAGACAGGATTGTGGGAATGATAACAAGAAATGGAATAGCCCGTTATGTTCAGATAAAGGAACATTTATAAAATCTTTAACAGGAGGGATTAAATGCATCCAATGACAAAAGAAAATCTAAAATCTGCTTTTTCAGGTGAAAGTCAAGCACATATGAAATATCTTATCTTTGCTGATAAAGCAGAAGAAGAGGGC
Above is a genomic segment from Thermodesulfovibrionales bacterium containing:
- a CDS encoding CBS domain-containing protein; translation: SKTSVSEVFSKHKKEWEVSPEEDVLRALEKMIRDDTGRLVIIEGDRIVGMITRNGIARYVQIKEHL
- a CDS encoding rubrerythrin family protein yields the protein MTKENLKSAFSGESQAHMKYLIFADKAEEEGFK